A segment of the Siphonobacter curvatus genome:
CAAACTTGGTAAACTTATTAATGAATCGGAGTTGTACCGTTTCCGTCGAACCCGAACGGTTTTTACCAATGATTACTTCCCCTACGCCAGTAGTTGCCTGACCGTTCTCATCCTGCGTGATCCCGTAGTATTCGGGTCGGTAGAGGAACATAACCATATCGGCATCCTGCTCGATGGAGCCCGATTCCCGTAAATCCGAAAGCTGGGGCTTCTTTTCTCCACCCCGCGTTTCTACGGCCCGGCTCAACTGCGACAGGGCGATCACGGGTACGTTCAATTCCTTGGCCAAGTTTTTCAGAGCCCGCGAAATCGAGGCAATTTCCTGTTCACGGTTTCCGCCACCTTTGCTACTATCGCCCTGCATCAATTGAAGGTAATCGATGACGACTAGCTGAATGTCGTGTTGTTGTTTCAGACGGCGGCACTTGGCTCGCAATTCCAAAATGGAGAGAGCGGGCGTATCGTCAATAAAAATCGGAGCCGAGTTCAGTTTACCAATTCGGGCGTGCAACTGAGCCCACTCGTGATTAGCCAGACTTCCTTTCTTGATTTTTTCGCTTTCGATCTCCGCCTCCGCTGAGATCAAACGATTCACCAGCTGCACGGAAGACATCTCCAGCGAGAAAATAGCCACGGCCTGATTCCAGTCGACCGCAGCATTCCGGCAAGCGGACAGAATAAAGGCCGTTTTCCCCATGGCCGGACGAGCCGCGATAATAATTAATTCGGATTTCTGCCAACCGCCCGTTACGCGGTCCAGAGCCGTAAAGCCGGACGCTACGCCCGTTAAACCATCCTGCAGGTGTTTCTTGGCTTCGAGTTCTTCCAGAGCCTGTTTGACAACCGCATTCATGTCCGAGAAATTTTTCCGAATGTTCGATTCAGAAATACGGAACAAGTCTTGTTCGGCTTTATCAAGCAGATTGAATACGTCGGTGGTATCCTCGTAAGCCAGCTTGAGTACTTCATTGGACGAAGTAATCAAATCCCGCTTAATGGAATTCTCGGCAATTTTTCGAGCGTACGCTTCCACGTTCGCTGCCGAGCTGATCCGGCTGGTAAGCTCGGCCAGGTAGGCCGATCCCCCCGAAAATTCGAGCGTACCGTCATTCCGCAAGCGTTGCGTTACCGTTAACAAGTCAACGGGTTCGGAATTATTAAAGAGCGTGAGTACCGCCGAAAAAATCTTTTGGTGGGCTTCGCGATAAAAACTTTCCGGCTTCAGGATGTCCACGACGTTGGTCAGAGCATCCCGTTCCAGCATAACCGCTCCCAACACGGCTTCCTCCAAATCAACGGATTGCGGGGGTATCTTTCCTAAGCCCGTATCCAGCCAGCGATTACCGTTGGCAAGTCCTCCTACTGAAGTCGTTGGTTTTCTTGCAGTTATGTTTTTTCGTTTATCGTCCATACTTACAATGTTACGCAAAAAGAGGGTCTAATTTGCAGGATGGTCCTGCATTTTTTTATGCGAAATCGATAACTTCCTGATACTGAAAATTGAACGAAAGAGCGGCTTTACTGGTTTTAAAAAAATAACAAATAAGCCTGCAAATCGTTAGAAAAAAAGATTACTTTGGGCAAAGAAACGATTCACAAAACCTCTTCATAGTTTGATCGAAAAAACCATCACACTCGACGAAGTTTCCTTAGTTGATTTTTTAGGCGTCGAGAATACGAATATCCGGGAGCTCTCAGCAGCTTTCCCGATGAGTAAAATTATTTCGCGGGGTAACGAAATTACCATTCGCGGTACTTCGTCAGAAATCAATCGCATCACCGAAATTCTGGAGTCACTCCAGCAGCATTATTTACGTTACGGGAAGATTACCTCCGACAACGTAAAATCTTACCTCAATCAGACCGAGGACGAGCCAGTAACCACCGCTGCTCCAACGGACGATGACGTGTTTCTCTACGGAAACAAAGGCGTCGTTATTCGTATGAAAACGGCCAACCAGTTGGCGATGGTCGAAGCAGCTGCTAAACACGACATTGTGTTTGCGGTAGGTCCGGCGGGTACGGGTAAAACGTATACGGCCGTCGCTATTGCTGTAAAAGCTCTCAAGAACAAGGAAGTACGTAAAATCATTATCACTCGCCCGGCCGTAGAAGCCGGTGAAAATCTAGGCTTTCTACCGGGAGACTTGAAAGAGAAAATTGATCCGTACCTGCGACCGATCTACGATGCTCTGGATGATATGATTCCGGCTGAAAAGCTGAAACTGTACATTGAGAACCGGACCATCGAAATTGCTCCGCTGGCCTACATGCGGGGTCGTACCCTTAACAACGCTTTTATTTTGTTGGATGAGGCTCAGAATACGACAACGATGCAGTTGAAGATGTTCCTGACGCGGATGGGTCCTACGTCGAAGACCATTATTACGGGTGACCGGACCCAGGTGGATCTCCCGACTAAAATGAAATCAGGACTTAGTGAAGCCCTGGGCATTTTGGATGGAGTACCTGGTATTGGTTTTATTCAACTCGATGGCCGGGACGTGGTTCGCCACAAGCTGGTTCGTCTGATTATTGAAGCCTACGAAAAGTCGGAAGCTACGCATGAGTCCAGAAAATAAACAATCTTATTATTTCTGTAAAAAGCCGCTCTTATGCGGCTTTTTGCTTTGCCTGCTCAGTATCTCCACTACCTGGGCCCAACGCGTACGGGACTGTGCGTTTTCCCCCGTTTACCAGCAACACGTACAAAAAATCAAGGGGGCGGCCGTACGGCGACAGGCTTTTGAGGATTCCATTCAGGCCTTTGTTGAGCAACGAAAAAACCGAGGTGGCCGTACGGCGGACCGGATCATCCGGATTCCGGTGGTCGTTCACATCATTCATAATACGGCGGATTCAAACCGAATCGGTGGAACGGGTAATGCCAATATTTCAGTAGCCCAGATTGAATCACAAATTCGGGTGCTTAATGAAGATTATCGTCGGCAGGAAGGTACGCGGGGCTATAATACCAATCCTGTGGGAGCGGATATGGAAATTGAGTTTTACCTGGCCAACCGCGATCCGAATGGGAATCCTACCAACGGAATCGTTCGTCGCTACCGAAATCAGGCCGTTTATAACATTCAGTCCGACCTTGAAACCGTTAGTGCCCTTAGCTACTGGCCTTCCAATCGCTATTTGAACATTTGGGTCTTGCCGGATATTCGTAACTATCTTGGTTACGGGCAGTTTCCAGCTTCTACAGCCGTGGAGGGACTAGATGCGTACTACGAAGATTTCCCGCAAACCGACGGCGTATTCATCGCTCACCAATATTTTGGGGATACGGGCAATCTGGCCGACGAAGCCTACAGTTATGGCCGTACGCTCACGCACGAAGTCGGTCACTGGCTGGGTTTAATTCATACCTGGGGCGATGAGTACTGCGGAACGGATTACTGTGATGATACGCCACCAACCGAGTCGGCGAACAACACGCGGTTTTGTAATGATCGGTATTCGACCTGCGTAAGCGGTCAGAGCACCCGCAACATGATCGAGAATTTTCTCGACTACTCGCCCGACGCCTGCATGAATACCTTTACACTGGATCAGAAAAATCGGGTACGGGCGGTACTGGAACTGAGTCCGCGTCGTCGGCAACTGGTAGCTACTACGAATTTGCTCGAAGAAACCGAAAAACTGGTGCTGAAGGTATACAATCACCCTATCCGAACCCAGACCATCACCTTTGAAGCGACCTTCAAGGGCATTCAACCCATTGAGTATTCGCTCTTGGATCTACAGGGCCATGTAGTATACTCGGCCCGTCAAAGCAGTCAGCCCAGCAGTATATTTTCGATTTCGGGGGTACATTTAGCCCCTGCCGTATATGTCCTGCGTTTTACCGCTGGAACTGAGACCCATAGTACGCGTCTTGTGGTGCAGTAACCGTTACCTCAAATACTCACCTTTCCTTTGTACCGCGTGGGTACGAATTCCATCTTTGGGCATACCTCTTTGTTGACCCATGTTCTGGAATTCGTACCCGCTTATTCGGTATACGCTGGCCTTTACGGCTGGAATCATTCTCTATACGCAGACTTCACTGCCCTTAATAGCTCTAGTCCTTACCGGCTTCGTCACCCTAACCCTTTACCTCTATTTCCATTTTTTGGGAAAACAGTTATCCTGGCTGAGTGGACCGGCTGGTGTGGTGACAGTCGGGATATTAGGCTGGCTCTTTACGGCACAGGCGGACGACAGTACGCGTCCTGACTATCTTGTTCATCTTCCAGGCCCCGTTGAAGGTTATCGGGCGGTACTGAGTTCGGCGGTAGAAACGAAAAGCAATACGTTTCGGGTCACGGCTCAGGTAGAACAAGTACGCATTCACTCCCGCTGGCTGCCCGCTCGTGGCAAAGTATTACTCTTTATAGACCGCAACGTTCCGCACAAACCGGCTTACGGCAATGAGCTTCTGGTACGGAAAGCCCCCAAACGCGTAGAGCCGCCGCACAATCCAAATGAATTTAACTACCAACAGTATTTGAAATACCAGGGTATCGACTACCAGCAGTACCTGCACGTCGGCGAGTTTGTACGATTGGACAAACGTCCACCTTCCCGGTTCGTACAACTGGCCCTTCAGGTTAATGAATCCGCGACGGCCCTACTAGCCCAACAGCTGACTTCCCGAAACGAACTGGCCGTTGCCTCGGCCATGCTTCTGGGCGTACGTGACGAACTCGACAGTAATTTACTGCGAGCGTATTCGGCTGCGGGGGCGGTGCATACGCTTTCCGTATCGGGTATGCATGTCGGCATTTTGTTTCTAGTGCTGAGCTGGTTCCTACAACCCTTACGCAAAGGTTCGTCGTACAAAAAGTGGGGCTTCGTTGGGATTGTTTTTACCTTTTTATGGGGATATGCCTTACTCACGGGAATGTCTGCTCCGGTACTCCGTTCGGCGATCATGCTCAGCGTATTTGTCATTGGAGATACCTTTCGGCTTTCGCGGAATTCATTTAATACGCTGACTTTCTCGGCTTTGGTGATTCTGGTGTTTAATCCCTACGCTTTATTTCAGATGGGCTTTCGTCTTATCTATCAGTAGCGGGGATTCTGTACCTGTATCCCAGGCTGCACTGGCTCTGGCAACCAGTCAATCCGCTCTGGGCCGAGCTCTGGAGTTTATCCTGCGGGGCGGTAACCGCCCAGGTGGTTACTTACCCACTGGCCGTGTATTACTTCCACCAATTTCCAACGTATTTTCTACTCGTCAATCCACTCGTTTTAGGGCTTTCGAGTTTAGGGTTGATTGTGGGAATGTTGTACCTGTTATTATCCTTCGTCCCCGTGTTAAACGATTTTCTGTTGTATTGCCTTAAACTTTCTTTTGGCTTACTAAATCAATTGGTATTTCGTACGGAAACCTGGCCCGGTGCCCGATGGAATCGTCTGATTGTTACGGATCTTCAATTGGTACTCCTCTACGGCATACTTACTCTGTTGCTTTTGCTTTTCGCAAACCGGAGGAAAATCTATTTGTGGCCCTGTATTGCCTTGGCGTTCGTCTTTGCGTCAACCAAACTGTACGCGTACCAGCAACAGCGGAAACAACACTGGCTAGTTGTACATCACTTGAAGAAACATACGGCCGTTAGCTTCATTCAGGGTCGTAGGCTACACTTGCTTGCTGATTCCCTGCTTTATACGGACCGCCGTATGCAGGAACTTCATTTGGAGCAATTCTGGACGGCTCAGGGTATTCACCAAACGCACCATACCCTTGTTCAAACCCTCACTCCTTTTGGGCAAGCCCTCTGCTGGCAGGGTAAACGCGTACTCTTGATTCGGCACCCCCTTCCCCGCCGTACAATTTTACATAGTCAACAGATAATTGACCTTTTACTGATCAGCAACAATGCTCTACGCTACCCGCCGGATTGGCTAAGTGAATTTCCTGTCCGGCAAATTGTGCTGGATGTTACCAACAGTCGAAGCGTAGCTGAACGCTGGCGAACGTTCTGTACTGATCGAAATATTACTTGTTACGACGTTCGTACCCGGGGAGCTTTCGTAGCCTCCTGGTAAAAAATAACCCAAGAATCTTATCGGGCTGGAGCAAGCTGAATTAATTTGCGGTACAAACCGAACGAAAGCAAATGAAAAAAATTGGTGTTATTCTGCACGGCAGCGGTGTTTTTGATGGTTCCGAAATTCACGAAGCGACGCTTTCTCTCCTAGCGATTCGGGAAGCCGGAGCGGTGTACGAGTGCTACGCCCCCGATGTCGATCAATACCACGTGATCAATCATACGACGGGAGAAGAAATGCCCGAAAAACGGAATGTGCTGGTGGAATCCGCTCGCATTGCCCGGGGTGAAATCAAAAATCTGATGGAACTGGACCTCGACGCAGTCGATGGTCTGCTAATTCCGGGAGGCTTTGGAGCGGCTAAAAATCTGTCAACCTGGGCCTTCGACGGTCCCGCCGGTAGTGTACTCCCCCAAATGAAAGAAGTTATTTTAGCGGCGGTTCGTAAACAGGTCCCCATTGCTTCACTCTGCGTGAGTCCAGTAGTAGTTGCAAAAGCCTTAGAAGGCAGCGAATACCACCCTCAGCTTACGCTCGGTACGAGCAAGCAGGCATCACCTTATGATATTGCGGGATTTTCGGCGGGAATCGAAAGCGTAGGAGCTGTAGCCCAATCGGCTAGTATTGAAGAAGTCTGGGTAGACTCTACCTTGAAAATTGTAACGGCTCCCTGTTACATGATGGAAACCGACATTTTAGGCATTCGAGCCAATACAAAGCAAGCCGTTGAGCGATTACTCGAGCTCATCGGATAGCCCCTACAATCAAAAGTAACAAAGGGTAGTTAGCCGTAGCTAACCACCCTTTGTATGATGCGTCTTCTAGAAAGGCAGATCGTCCGTATCGTTGTCGGCCGGAGGCAAGGTGGGCGAAGACGGCATGTGTGTTGGCTCACTTCCGCCGATAAAGGCGTTGGTATCGACCGCATCCACTCGCCAGGCCCGGGCTTCCGTGTACCAGCGACCGTTATATTCCCGCGATTCCAGGTTAAAGGAAACCTTGATTTTATCGCCAGGGGTGTATTGTTTAAATTCAGCTACTTTGTCTCCCCAGAGAGAAAAGTTTACTTTCTTCGGATACTGTTCATCCGTTTCGATTACAAAATCCTGTTTTACCCAGGAATTACCGCTCTTGCTGGTACCCGTCACTTCCGGCAGCACTTGTTGCAGCACACCTTCAATTTCTAATGCCATTTATTTTTTCGATAAGAGGATTTGATTATCAGCACGTAGGCACTAAACCTGCCCTATGCCGATGCAAAAATAACATTCCAGACTTGCTTTTGCTTTCAAAAAAATATACTTTTGCACCACATTCATCAAGGGGCGTTGTGGTGGAATTGGTAGACACGCTACTTTGAGGGGGTAGTGCCGGTTCCGGCATGGGAGTTCGAGTCTCCCCAACGTCACATATGTGTGGGATAATATCCCGAACAAACCCGATAAATCAGCTATAAAACGCTGGTTTGTCGGGTTTTCTGCGTTTAGGCCTCTA
Coding sequences within it:
- a CDS encoding DUF3127 domain-containing protein, translating into MALEIEGVLQQVLPEVTGTSKSGNSWVKQDFVIETDEQYPKKVNFSLWGDKVAEFKQYTPGDKIKVSFNLESREYNGRWYTEARAWRVDAVDTNAFIGGSEPTHMPSSPTLPPADNDTDDLPF
- a CDS encoding PhoH family protein, with product MIEKTITLDEVSLVDFLGVENTNIRELSAAFPMSKIISRGNEITIRGTSSEINRITEILESLQQHYLRYGKITSDNVKSYLNQTEDEPVTTAAPTDDDVFLYGNKGVVIRMKTANQLAMVEAAAKHDIVFAVGPAGTGKTYTAVAIAVKALKNKEVRKIIITRPAVEAGENLGFLPGDLKEKIDPYLRPIYDALDDMIPAEKLKLYIENRTIEIAPLAYMRGRTLNNAFILLDEAQNTTTMQLKMFLTRMGPTSKTIITGDRTQVDLPTKMKSGLSEALGILDGVPGIGFIQLDGRDVVRHKLVRLIIEAYEKSEATHESRK
- the elbB gene encoding isoprenoid biosynthesis glyoxalase ElbB, yielding MKKIGVILHGSGVFDGSEIHEATLSLLAIREAGAVYECYAPDVDQYHVINHTTGEEMPEKRNVLVESARIARGEIKNLMELDLDAVDGLLIPGGFGAAKNLSTWAFDGPAGSVLPQMKEVILAAVRKQVPIASLCVSPVVVAKALEGSEYHPQLTLGTSKQASPYDIAGFSAGIESVGAVAQSASIEEVWVDSTLKIVTAPCYMMETDILGIRANTKQAVERLLELIG
- the dnaB gene encoding replicative DNA helicase; this encodes MDDKRKNITARKPTTSVGGLANGNRWLDTGLGKIPPQSVDLEEAVLGAVMLERDALTNVVDILKPESFYREAHQKIFSAVLTLFNNSEPVDLLTVTQRLRNDGTLEFSGGSAYLAELTSRISSAANVEAYARKIAENSIKRDLITSSNEVLKLAYEDTTDVFNLLDKAEQDLFRISESNIRKNFSDMNAVVKQALEELEAKKHLQDGLTGVASGFTALDRVTGGWQKSELIIIAARPAMGKTAFILSACRNAAVDWNQAVAIFSLEMSSVQLVNRLISAEAEIESEKIKKGSLANHEWAQLHARIGKLNSAPIFIDDTPALSILELRAKCRRLKQQHDIQLVVIDYLQLMQGDSSKGGGNREQEIASISRALKNLAKELNVPVIALSQLSRAVETRGGEKKPQLSDLRESGSIEQDADMVMFLYRPEYYGITQDENGQATTGVGEVIIGKNRSGSTETVQLRFINKFTKFADLGGGDFSMIEAPRFNTVETSDSIGSFESQAPAKTFGSKVNQQTQSPPPGEFGSFSTNMGDVPF
- a CDS encoding zinc metalloprotease produces the protein MSPENKQSYYFCKKPLLCGFLLCLLSISTTWAQRVRDCAFSPVYQQHVQKIKGAAVRRQAFEDSIQAFVEQRKNRGGRTADRIIRIPVVVHIIHNTADSNRIGGTGNANISVAQIESQIRVLNEDYRRQEGTRGYNTNPVGADMEIEFYLANRDPNGNPTNGIVRRYRNQAVYNIQSDLETVSALSYWPSNRYLNIWVLPDIRNYLGYGQFPASTAVEGLDAYYEDFPQTDGVFIAHQYFGDTGNLADEAYSYGRTLTHEVGHWLGLIHTWGDEYCGTDYCDDTPPTESANNTRFCNDRYSTCVSGQSTRNMIENFLDYSPDACMNTFTLDQKNRVRAVLELSPRRRQLVATTNLLEETEKLVLKVYNHPIRTQTITFEATFKGIQPIEYSLLDLQGHVVYSARQSSQPSSIFSISGVHLAPAVYVLRFTAGTETHSTRLVVQ